A segment of the Streptomyces sp. NBC_00376 genome:
CTGGCCACATCCCGGGCACCCGTCGAACGCGGCATGGCGCGACTCAAGTCCTGGCGGATCTTCCGAAGATCGCGATGCAGCCCGAACCGCATGACGTCAATCGCCAAGGTCGTCCTCACCCTGGAGAGGCAACGCTGAAAACACTCATTACGCGTGTGTGTACGCGTACACGCGAGTACAAACGTCTTCTATCCTGAGCGGCTCATAACAGAGACTTTCAGTCCCTTTCTGGGTGCTAGCAGTGCTGTGACCTGCCCTTATGCCGTAGGGACTGAAAGAGACTGAACAGGCTGTTGGCCCCTCGGCAAGGACGATCAGCGTGCCGCGTCAACGTGAGACCAGCGGTCCCCGCTCCGCAGGAACCGTCAGTCCCTACGACGTTGCCCGCTGGTGCGCAGGGAGCGGCTGGCCCGTCCACCCGCTGGCCCCGGGCCGTAAGAACGACGGCGCAGTCGACAAGGAGGACAGCCGGATACGGTGAGAATTGCGAAGGCAGCGTCCGCGAGTTCGGAGAGGGAGTGACTTGCCGGAGTGGACTATCGACTTCGGGAAGTTCAGCGCGCGGGGCATCAAGGGCAGTGACGCCGTCGCACGCAAACTCGACGAGCTGGCGCGGACGGCGTTGTCACCCTGGTGACCGTGAAGCGTGACTTGATGGCGTGCCTGCACTCCCTGACGAGGACGGAGCACAGCCGTAGGGCGGCCAGGGACGCCGGGCTGACGGTGTGACCGACCGCACGCTGAAGGCGTGGCTGGACGAACGACGCCGGCCGTCGAACGCCGACCTGGAGCACATCGACGCCGCCTACCGGACGGTGCGCCGCCGCAATGTGGCCCGGCATCTCCTGGCCCGTCTCAACCGTGAAGGACGCGGGACCAGGGTGGAGATCCACCCGCTGAACCAGGCGCAGGCGGCGACGCCTCTGCAAAGGGTGGTGGAGTACCGGACGATGAACGTCCGCCGCTGGGACCGGATCGTCGAGGCCTGGGTTGCGGGCGATCTCCAGGGCCTTGACGACGAGTGGGCCACCGACGTTCCGCCCGACCTCGGTTCCCAGTGGGGCCAGTACGACTGCGTCACCAACATCGGCTTCGCCGCGTAGTGGAACCAGGCCGCCCCGGTGTCTCCAGGGGCGGCGGGTGTCGGCTGGCGGTTGGCCGGTGGTCACGTCTGGAAGGTGGGTTGGCCCTGCGGAACGTGCGAAGTGGCCGCAGGGCCGTCCCGGGAGCACCGTCCTGTCAGGGCACTCATGCCCGACCGTACGAGCAGCAGCGGTTCACCGCCCGGCGAGCTGATGCATACTTGCTCACCCCGGCCGTGGGCGCTGTCACGATGAGCCCGCATTGCTGCCGAACCCCTGTGCAACCTGTTGCCGCGCCCGATCATGCGCTCCGGCTGGTGGGGCCGAGGCGGTGACAGGCCGTCTACCCTCATGTGGAGCCGCTCCCGCCCGGTGGTGACCTCACCTCGAAGCCGATGCCACCACCGGGCTCGTCCCTGGCCGGCCGCGACGAGTCGCTGGCCCACGAGAAGTGCGGAATGTATCGATCCCGCAGGTGCTCTGTCTCTCTGGTCAGCGGCTTCTTCGGTCCTCCCGTCCGGTGCCCACGCGTTGCCGTCCAGCCACCGCGCCCACTTCCTTGGTTCTCGCGTCGGCCTCGGTTCGGGAGGCGGCGATATACCTGCGGCTTCCCACCTTGCCCTACTGGCTACGCGGTGGCCATCGCTGATGGTGAGTGGTCATGGAGCCTGGAAGCCTACAAACGACAGGGGAATTAGGCGACGTTCGCCAACAGAGCGGCATGCACGACGACCTGGTGAGGTACTTGAAGAAGAGGCGCAAGCTGTGACCACGACCCCGCACCCCGCCGTGAAACTGGCTGACCTGCTCATCGATCTCAAGCGGTACGAGGAGGCCAGGGAACTGCTGGCCCGGCGGATCGCGGTAGACCCCGAGTCCAGTGATGGCGGCGTGCCCGGGTGCGCCGCCAAACCGATCACCGACTTCGACACCGTGGTCTCCCGGGAGGCCGTCATGCCCGAGTCGGTGTCGATGAGGACCTGGTGGTTGGTGGAGTACCGATTCTGCGACTGCTCGGCGATGGCGATGGCGTGGTCGCGGGTCGGGACAAGGGCGCCGTCCACGATCAGTACGGCGTCCTTGGCGAGCCTCTTGCGCGGCTGGAAGGCGAGTATCGGCCCGAGGTTGATGGCAGGCTTCCCCGTGACCGGCTCACCCATCCATCCGCATTTGGATCGCGCGCCCCGGAACACCGCTCGACGACCTGTTCCTGCCGGTGCGCTCCACTTCTGAGGAGGACTCCCACATGTCATCTCCCACTTCCACGAAACGAACTGTCGCGGCGGTGCACGCCGCTCCGGTGTTCATGGACACCGAGGCGACCGTCGGCAAGGTCATCCGCTTCATCGAACAGGCTGGCCGGGAAGGCATCGACCTGCTGGTGTTTCCCGAGACCTTCGTGCCCGGTTACCCGTACTGGATCGAGGCCTACGCCCCGCTGGACCAGCAGGGCGCCAACATCGCGTACGCCGAGGCGTCCGTCGAGGTGCCCGGTCCGCAGATCGCCCGGGTCCAAGCCGCTTGTGACCGCGCCGGGGTCGGCGTCGTTCTCGGTGTCAGCGAGAGGCTCACGGGGACCCGCACGTGTTTCAACAGCCAGGTCTTCATCGAACCCGACGGCACCCTTCTCGGAGTTCACCGCAAGCTCCAGCCCACCTACGCCGAAAGGATCGTGTGGGCTCAGGGCGGCGGCGCCACCCTCAGCGTCTTCGATAGCGCTCTGGGCCGGATCGGCGGTCTGGCCTGCTGGGAACACACCATGAACCTGGCCCGGCAGTCCCTGATCACCCAGGGCCAGCAGATCCACGCAGCTGCATGGCCCGGTCTGTCCACCATGACCGGCTTCGAGACTGTCGCCGACGTCCAGATCGACGCCATGATGAAGACCCACGCGCTCACGGCGCAGGCGTTCGTCATCTCCGCCGGAAACCCGGTGGACGAGACGTGCCTGCAGTGGATGGAGTCCACTGTCGGACCGCAGAAGCACATCACTGCGGGTGGTGGCTGGTCGGCCGTGATCCACCCCTTCAATCAGTACCTCGCCGGCCCGCACACCGGCCTCGAAGAGCAGCTCGTCACCGCCGAGATCGACCTCGCCGACATCAACGCGGTCAAGGTCTGGGTCGACTCCCGGGGCCACTACGCGCGACCGGAGATCCTCGGCCTACGGGTCGACCGACGCCCTCTCTGGCATGACGAAGGACACCGCGAATGGCCTGCCGCCCCGAGCGACGGCGCCGCCGCCCCGGCAGCCGAAACGGCCTGAGCAGACGACATCGGTTTTTTCTGCATCACGTGGCGGAAGAAGTGTCTGGCGGCGGCCTTGCCCCGGCGGCCCTCTGTAGGTCAGCGAGCCACTATTTGCCAGATGTACTGCGACAGGACAAGCGGCTCGTGCTACTAACCGTTCTGAGGTTTTTCTGAGGATGTGCCACGCCTCGTGAGACGGCGGCCGTGGACCATCGCCGTGAGACTGCGGAAAACCTGCTGCTCAGAAGCTCGGTGAATGCCATGGGCCGCGAGACCCTACATGGGACGGGAAGCGGACCAGCGCGCCGGTGGGAAAGGCGCGCTGACCCCGAGCGGACGGAGGCGTCGGCCGTGCCGCTGTTGGCCTGGTCGTCAGCCACTCCAGCCGATCGCCAGCCCGGCAAGTACGAGCACGAAGCCAACTGAGCACACGACTCGTTGCTGACGGGACCATGTATCCCACCCTCGTTGTCCCTTGCTCCCTACCAACATCCCGACCGTGCCAACGATGAATGCACTGAACCCGAACCAGGCCATGCACTTATCTGAAGCTGCAAGACGCGGGATCGTCAACAGAAGCCGCCGCGCCGGCAGCCTGACCAGCGCCAACGGCCAACGAAGCGTGCCTGCCGCATGTGGGCGATTCAGTGCATGGATCCATCCGTGCTTCTGTGCGCCCCGCCGTGTGGCCTCATTGCGCGCCCGTCCTGGGGAAGGTGGAGGGCGACGGGGCCGATCGGCCGGGTCGGCCCGGCGGCGCCAGCCCATCTGGTGGGCCGCCCGAAAGCGAGGAGTTGGACATGAGCAATCCATCGGCCTGGGAGGTCGGCAAATGGTACGACCGCTTCGGGGGCCTGTACGGCCTGACCATGGGCGACAGCATGCACCTGGGCATGTGGGCCGACGGCGTGCGGACGGAGACGGGGGAGCTGACGGCCGACGAGATGTGGGAGGAACTCACCCGAGCTCAGGATTCCTGGACCGGCACCCTCATCGACGTCATCGGGCTGCTGCCGGGACAGCGGATGCTGGACGTCGGCTGCGGCACAGGCCGGCCCACCGTGCGGATCGGCACCGAGTCGGGCGCGAGCGTGCTCGGCGTGACAGTCAGTGCCGCGCAGGTCCGGGCCGGGCACGACCGCGCTTCGAAGGCGGGACTGTCCGACCGCGTCACCTTCGAACAGGCGGA
Coding sequences within it:
- a CDS encoding carbon-nitrogen hydrolase family protein, whose protein sequence is MSSPTSTKRTVAAVHAAPVFMDTEATVGKVIRFIEQAGREGIDLLVFPETFVPGYPYWIEAYAPLDQQGANIAYAEASVEVPGPQIARVQAACDRAGVGVVLGVSERLTGTRTCFNSQVFIEPDGTLLGVHRKLQPTYAERIVWAQGGGATLSVFDSALGRIGGLACWEHTMNLARQSLITQGQQIHAAAWPGLSTMTGFETVADVQIDAMMKTHALTAQAFVISAGNPVDETCLQWMESTVGPQKHITAGGGWSAVIHPFNQYLAGPHTGLEEQLVTAEIDLADINAVKVWVDSRGHYARPEILGLRVDRRPLWHDEGHREWPAAPSDGAAAPAAETA